Proteins from a genomic interval of Methanobacteriales archaeon HGW-Methanobacteriales-1:
- a CDS encoding ferredoxin, with the protein MIVVNKEDCIMCGACQGTCPTAAIEVTPSNVIFCDICGGDPKCVATCPQDALKVESM; encoded by the coding sequence ATGATAGTGGTCAATAAAGAAGACTGTATTATGTGTGGGGCTTGTCAAGGCACTTGTCCAACTGCTGCTATTGAAGTAACACCTAGTAATGTTATTTTTTGTGATATTTGTGGCGGAGATCCTAAGTGTGTAGCTACCTGTCCTCAGGATGCTTTAAAAGTCGAATCCATG